A genomic region of Cytophagia bacterium CHB2 contains the following coding sequences:
- a CDS encoding (2Fe-2S)-binding protein, which translates to MPTVYFEAENRKVEVPAGTSLRKAAKQAGVSVYGSVNKIINCRGFGLCGTDRIAVKPGECLSALTFFEKLQLGDAPKERLACQVKITGDVTVNTAPAMAYGLEMKENVKFGAIALFFGALTLGTVLFMVFEMIGKPLF; encoded by the coding sequence ATGCCCACCGTTTACTTCGAAGCCGAGAATCGCAAAGTCGAAGTGCCTGCCGGAACCAGCTTGCGCAAAGCCGCAAAACAAGCGGGCGTGAGCGTGTACGGCAGCGTCAATAAAATTATCAACTGTCGCGGCTTTGGCTTGTGCGGCACGGACAGAATCGCCGTCAAGCCGGGAGAATGTCTCAGCGCGCTAACTTTTTTTGAGAAGCTGCAATTGGGCGATGCTCCGAAGGAACGCTTGGCATGCCAGGTAAAAATCACCGGCGACGTCACGGTCAACACCGCGCCGGCTATGGCCTACGGCCTCGAGATGAAGGAGAATGTCAAATTCGGCGCCATTGCCTTATTTTTCGGCGCGCTGACGCTGGGCACAGTTCTCTTCATGGTTTTTGAGATGATCGGCAAACCGCTTTTCTAA